GCCGCACCCAGCTGAATATCATCAAGGTTTACTTCCTGTCTTTGTTCAGGAGGAGTAGAAGTTAATCTTCCGAATTCGTCTACATACATGAAGACATCCTCCGCTCCTTTGTTGTTGTTCGTTTTACGTTCTTCGCGTCTTAGCGCCTTTTCTTTTTGCTTTTGAATTTTTTTCTTGAAATTTTCCTTTTTAGAAAAAGAATCTGCCATAAATTATTTTTAGTATTTAGTTTCTATAAATTAGTTCGTTCAATCTGGTCTGCTGTAGACCCCTATAAAGCCTGGCAATGTTTCCTGTCTTGGGTAATTCCAATCGTACAGAGCTTTAAAATTCTGACAAGTATTGTTCTTAATAGAAAAATAAAAGTTAAAAAGATGGCTGCTCAAAAAGCAAAGACTGAATAAAAATATTCGGGTCGTTACAGAAAACAAAGTGGTGGCTTGATTAACAATGTACAAATATACAACAATAAAATGAATAATCCTGTTTTAAATGATTGATTATCAGAAATGGTTTTGTGGTCTTAATGTAAGATGTACAGAGAAGTCTTAAAAGGTTAATAAAAAAATCCTCAGAATACTGAGGATTATAAAAAATATATTATAAAATGAAGTGGTGTATAATACGGGTGGGAGAGTATCAAATGTTATGCCTAAAATTGATGGCTATTAGTGAATTATACAGAAATGTTTAATTAATAAGATGCATTTTAACCCGTATCTGACTGGAAAATAGTATTCTATTAAAATATGCTGTTTGTAGAAAAATATAAATATTTTTATTTCGGTTTAAAAGTAAAATTGAAAATTTTGTTGAACTTTTCCACAATTCCCGAAAATTTCACCATGTTGAGGCGATTTTTATTATCCATCTTTGCTTCATTAACATTTAAATATAAAAACATGTCAACACAAAATGTAAAAGGAAAAGTTGTTTTAATTGCCGGAGGAGGTAAAAACCTGGGAGGATTATTAAGCAGAGATTTCGCCGCAAAAGGAGCAAAACTGGCCATACACTACAACAGTGAAAGCTCAAGAGCTGAAAGTGAGAAAACACTTGCTGAAGTACAGGCATTAGGAGCTGAAGCATTCTTATTTCAGGGAGATCTTACCAAAGTAGACAATATCACTCAGTTTTTTGATGAAACCATTTCCCGCTTCGGAGGCGTGGATATTGCCATCAATACTGTAGGAATGGTCCTGAAAAAGCCATTTGCCGAAACTACGGAAGAAGAATATGATACCATGTTCAATGTCAATTCCAAGTCGGCATATTTCTTTTTGCAGGAAGCAGGCAAAAAACTGAATGATCAGGGGAAAATCTGTACCATTGTTACTTCATTGCTGGCGGCCTACACGGGATTGTATTCTACTTATGCAGGAGCAAAAGCACCGGTAGAGCATTTTACAAGAGCAGCTTCCAAAGAATTCGGAGCAAGAGGAATTTCCGTAACAGCTGTAGCACCTGGACCAATGGATACTCCTTTCTTCTATGGACAGGAAACTGATGATGCCGTGGCTTATCATAAATCTGCATCCGCACTGGGAGGACTGACCGATATTAAAGATATTGCTCCATTAGTAGAATTTCTGGTAACAGAAGGCTGGTGGATTACAGGGCAGACTATTTTTGCCAACGGAGGATATACAACAAGATAATCTATTGCAGATCCATTAAAAAATAAACTCACTGAAAACAACTTTCAGTGAGTTTTTATTTGAAAAGAAATCAGGAAATTAAGCTGTTTTAGCTTTTCCTTTTTCCAATATACTTTTAATGATAAAGAATAGTCCGAGAAGAACAAACGGAATACTCAGAAGCTGTCCCATATTCAGACTCATCCTGTGTTCAAATTCTACCTGATCTACTTTGATAAACTCGATCAGAATTCTCATAATGAAGATTAACAGAATACTGGCGCCTAAATAAAATCCCTTTCCGATCTTAAAAATATTCTTTTTGTAAATGAAATATACAATAAGGAATATAATAAAGTAAGAAATAGCTTCGTAAAGCTGTGCAGGATGCCTCGGAAGATCATCTACCTGACGGAAAATAAAAGCCCACGGAACATTGGTGGGAGTTCCTATAATCTCAGAATTCATAAGATTGGCAAGCCTGATAAAAGTACCTCCCAATGGAAGAACAATCGCTATGGCATCCAAAACGGTCATAAACGGGATAGAATACTTTCTTGCATAAATAAGAAGCATAATTACCAGACCTATACCACCACCATGACTGGCAAGACCAGCAAATCCTGTAAAATGGTACGCTCCATCCGCTCCTTTCTGAATCGGTAAAAATATCTCAATCGGGTGTTGGGAATAATAATCAAAATCATAAAAAAGACAGTGTCCTAATCTGGCACCTACTAAAATTCCTATCAATGCATAGGAGAATAAAGCTTCATGAGCTTGAGAGCTAAGTCCCTCTTTTTTATAAATTCTTTTTAAAATATTAAGTGATAAAACAAGTCCGGCAAGGAAAAGCAAGCCGTAATATTTGATAGGAAGTCCTAAAATATTGACGATTTCGGGATTTACATCCCAGTTGATATATAATAAACTCATTGATATTGTTATCGAATTTCAGAGTGCAAAGATAGGAAAACATAAAATTCTGACCGGAAAAGGAGGCTTTCTGAGTTCTATGACTTGAGTCATAAAGTGTTAGCGTATGATTGCTTATATTTGATAGTACGCGATTGTAAAAATAAAAATCTGAATTTTTTCCGTTTACTTAGGTTAAGCTTAAAAAAATGAGCGTAACAAAAGATTTGTATGGCTTTTTTTAATCCAATCACTTAAAATATAACATTATGATAAAAGATATTTTTGGCAAATTGACAGCCTGGCCCGGTTATTTTATGGGCAGTACTTTATTGGGAATTGCAGGACTTGCCGTAATATTCGTAAAGAATGCACAGAACAGAGACCTGAAAGAACTTCAGATTAAACTTGATGAATTGATTGCAACAAATAAAAATAATATAGATTCCCCGCTTCAGAATTTAACTGAAGATGAACTGAACCAGCTGCAACGTTTTTATAAAAATCTTGAAGTTCAACGTACGGAAAGCATAAGCAAGAACAATATCACTGAAAGAGAAATAACGTACTATCGTTATAAATAGCTGATTAGGTTAATTATGTAGAAGCCCTGTAAACTAAATCTGCATCCATCAAAACAGCTTGGCTTGGAGTGGTGTTGTTTTTGATTTTTTCCAGTGCCAGCTTTGCTGCGGCTTCACCCATTTTTTCCAAAGGCTGCTGTACACTCGTCAGTTGAGGATATACCATGGTTGATAATTCCGTTCCGGAAAAGCTTGCTATAGCTACCTCATCAGGAATTCTTACTTTCTGTTCAAGAAGAAAATTCATCGCTCCCATGGCTAAGGTATCACTAAAAGCAAAAATACTGTCGAACTCTATATTCTTATTTAATAGCTGTTTGACAGCTTTTTTTCCGTGCTCGAAAGTCATTCCATCAGTTTGAATAATCAGATTTTCGTCAAAAATATTGTATTTCACGAGAATCCGTTTGTAGCCATTTACCCTTTCTACTGCATTTCGGATGGTAGATGGTCCCATTATATGAACAATTCTTTTTCTTCCGGTCTTAATTAAGTACTCTACCATCAATGCTGCTTTAATAGAATCATCAATAATTACTTTTGAGACATCCAGGGATTTGTGGGGAATCCTGTCGAAGAATATTAAAGGAGTTCCTTTATCCATAATACTTTGATAGATGTCATTATTGTGGGTTTCATGACAGAGATTAATAATAATGGCGTCTACATTAAATTCTTCCAGAAGCTGAAGGTTTTTTCTTTCAATAAGTGGATCTTCATCAGACTGGGTAATGATGATACGGTATCCCAGAGGATATAAAATATTCTGAATTCCCTTCAAAACAGTGGAGGAGAAAGGAGTAATCATTTCAGGTACTACAAACCCGATTGTTCTGGATTGTCCGGATTGTAAATTCAAAGCGGTAAGGTTCGGTTTATAGCCCAATTTCTCTGCCGCATCCAGTACTCTTTTTCTTGTTTCTTCATTCACATTTTTATCATGAAGCAGCGCTCTGGA
The nucleotide sequence above comes from Chryseobacterium sp. 7. Encoded proteins:
- a CDS encoding SDR family oxidoreductase, giving the protein MSTQNVKGKVVLIAGGGKNLGGLLSRDFAAKGAKLAIHYNSESSRAESEKTLAEVQALGAEAFLFQGDLTKVDNITQFFDETISRFGGVDIAINTVGMVLKKPFAETTEEEYDTMFNVNSKSAYFFLQEAGKKLNDQGKICTIVTSLLAAYTGLYSTYAGAKAPVEHFTRAASKEFGARGISVTAVAPGPMDTPFFYGQETDDAVAYHKSASALGGLTDIKDIAPLVEFLVTEGWWITGQTIFANGGYTTR
- the lgt gene encoding prolipoprotein diacylglyceryl transferase, producing MSLLYINWDVNPEIVNILGLPIKYYGLLFLAGLVLSLNILKRIYKKEGLSSQAHEALFSYALIGILVGARLGHCLFYDFDYYSQHPIEIFLPIQKGADGAYHFTGFAGLASHGGGIGLVIMLLIYARKYSIPFMTVLDAIAIVLPLGGTFIRLANLMNSEIIGTPTNVPWAFIFRQVDDLPRHPAQLYEAISYFIIFLIVYFIYKKNIFKIGKGFYLGASILLIFIMRILIEFIKVDQVEFEHRMSLNMGQLLSIPFVLLGLFFIIKSILEKGKAKTA
- a CDS encoding low affinity iron permease family protein — encoded protein: MIKDIFGKLTAWPGYFMGSTLLGIAGLAVIFVKNAQNRDLKELQIKLDELIATNKNNIDSPLQNLTEDELNQLQRFYKNLEVQRTESISKNNITEREITYYRYK
- a CDS encoding LacI family DNA-binding transcriptional regulator; protein product: MRRITIKDLSKFLSLSTSTISRALLHDKNVNEETRKRVLDAAEKLGYKPNLTALNLQSGQSRTIGFVVPEMITPFSSTVLKGIQNILYPLGYRIIITQSDEDPLIERKNLQLLEEFNVDAIIINLCHETHNNDIYQSIMDKGTPLIFFDRIPHKSLDVSKVIIDDSIKAALMVEYLIKTGRKRIVHIMGPSTIRNAVERVNGYKRILVKYNIFDENLIIQTDGMTFEHGKKAVKQLLNKNIEFDSIFAFSDTLAMGAMNFLLEQKVRIPDEVAIASFSGTELSTMVYPQLTSVQQPLEKMGEAAAKLALEKIKNNTTPSQAVLMDADLVYRAST